CGCCCCGAGGTGTGACCACGTGGAGGCGCGGACCGAGCGCCAACGACGCGCCGGCCGCGTTCCGCTGCACGAACGTCAGCGCGAGCACGTCGGACGCCGCTTTCGCGGGGTTGGTCCTTCCGTCCGCGGCGTAGTGAGTGCCCAGGAGAGCCAGGTGGCGGCGCGAGCCGAAGGGAACCGCGGCGCCGGCCTGGACGCATGAAGCCTCCGCGTCCGGATCGGACATCACCGAGAGCGGCGCCCCGACCTCCAGGGCGGTCCGGCCGTTCATCCGCTCGATCGCCGCGTCGAGCCCCGGAGGTGGACTGCCCGCGCTCAGCTCCCGCGCGCGGCGGTACGCCCGAAGCGCCTCGCCTTCCTCTCCTGAGCGCTCGAGAACCCGTCCATAGTCGGCCTGGATGCGCGAGTCGTCGGGAAACTTCGCGGCGAGTGCGGACCGGACCCGACGCTCGCCCTTGAGGTCGCCCATCGATTCGAGGGCGAACGCGAGCATCTCGTTCGCCCTGCGATTCGACGGATCGACCGCCAAGACGCGACGGAGCATGGCCGCGGCCGGTTCGAACGCCCGCGCCTGGATCATGGCCTCTGCCCGCTCCAGCGTGGCGGCCGAGGCGGACGGCGCCTCCGCAGAGGCCCGTCCGCCCGCCGCGATCAACGCGAGAGCAAGTGCCGCAATGGCTAGCCAGCCGCGACCGAAATGCCGCACCGGTCCCGTGAGCGGCATGGCTATTTCAACACCACGAATCTCCCGGCCGACACTCCCTCAGCCGCCTCGATGCGATAGAAGTAGACCCCCGATGAGAACCTCTTGTCGCCGACGCGCACGTCGTGGGATCCGGATGGGAGATTGGGTTGATCGATCAAAGTTCGGACCAGGCGTCCCACCGGGTCATACACCCGGACTCTCGCGAATCCAGGCCGTGTCGTGCGGAAGATGAGCTTCGCTTCCGGATTCAACGGGTTCGGAGAAACGGTGGCCATCAACGGGTTGACGGCGCCGACCGGAGTCGGGCCGCTGGAGGATGCGCCTCCGTTGATGTTGTAGGTGACGGTCTGTCCGGGACCGACCGAGACGTGGCTGATGCACTGACCACCGTAGCTCTCGGACGACGCGGAGCAGAGTCCCGTGACCGGCACGACCGCCGACTCGGACGCGGTGATCGTCATCGTCCCTTGGCTCGGTACGAACGAAGCCTGGACTCCGGCCGCGTTGTACCGCATGCGAGCGCTCGTCCACTCGCCGAGGGCGGCCATCGTCTTGGTGCGGACCGGCAGAACAAAGATCCTGCCGTACTTGTCCAGCGTCCGATCGAGCAGGTCGCCGAGCAGCGTGTGCACGCCGTCATAGGCGCGCAGGTTGCTCTGATGGAACATCCAGGGATCGATCTCGCCCCGGAGCATGTACTGGAGGAGGACGTCGGACTCCTTGTCCAGGACCTCGCTGTAGCTGAGATCGCGTCCCCAGTAGCTCCGGTAGAGGTAGTTGTACTCGCTCGCCCATTCGGACGGCGTCGTGACGTTGTAGAAGAGATTGACCGGCCGCCTCGGGATCATGAGGATGCCGGGCTCCAGGGCGTTATAGATACCGGCCTGAGGCGTCGGATTGTCCATCCCGGGCTTGGACGTGTCGGTGACGAGGAAGCGGACGCCGGCGTCGTAGGCCGCGCTCATGGCGTCCGGGTTCGCGAGCCCGGAGACGTCGGGCGTGACCAGCGCCCGGAGATCGTAGTTCGCGAATCCCATCGACGCGGCCGTTTGGTTGTTGCGCGTGATCTCCCAATAGACGCGGTCATAGCTGGCGGAGTCGGGGTCCAGGTTTTGGTGGGTGAACGTGTGATTGATCCACGGGAATTGGGAATCCGTCAGGTCCACCGCAGGCGTGAGCAGGTCGGGGCTGTAGGTGCCGGTCGTGCCCTCCCCGTTGAACGCCATGTGGAGAAGCAGGTCCGACGTCTGCGATTGGAGCTGTTTCTGCGTCTGCCAGGCAGCGGTGGCCGCCCAGTCGATCGCATTGATGCGGTAGATTCCTCCTCCATATACATCGTCGTCGATGAAGATGTCGTCGACCTGCGGCGTCATGTAGACGTGGCGCTCGCCCAGGAACAGCCCTCCCGTCACCCAGTTCATGAGGCCGTGCGAGAGCGTCAGGCTATGGACGAGGAAGAAGTTCCCGTCGAACGTCATGGAGAGCACCTCGCGGCCGTCGGGATAGGTCCGGACCAGCGCGAGCGCATCACCTTGCGCGTCGTTCAGGAGCACGTTCGTTCCGGTACCCGCCGCCTGGGCCAGATACGTCCAGGCCTTGGTGATGACGATCGGATTTGCCGCGTTCACGTACGAGAACACGGACTGGCCCGATGGGGTCAGCCGCGCGGAGATCGGGCTCGTCGTGGCATCCATCCCCGTTGCCGGGCCGTAGCCCAGGTCCGCGGTCGGGAGCGCGTAGGCGATCGCCGTGCGGACCCGGTATTTCGCCTGGTAGTCCCACAGCGTCTGCCATTCCGAAGCGCTGAACGCGCTTGTCCAGGTCGTTCCGTTCAAGTACGCCAGGCTTCCGGTGGTGAGCACGATGCCCTGGAAATACGCGTGAGCGTCGCCGTCGGACAGCATGGCCGGCGTGAACCCGCCCGGAGTCTTGGTCGCGACGTACAGCGTGTACGGAATGCCCGCGTACTCCGCCGCCTGGCGGATGGCTCCGAGCACGGGCTCGGTTCCGTCGGCGGAGACGACCAAGAGCTTCGCGTCCAGTGTCGCCGTCGTGACCGGCAGCTCGGTCGAGCCGGACGTCCCGGGTCCGTTCGAGGGCCAGACTTGCGGCAGCGAGGGAATCGTGGGCAGCTCCGGAGGTCCCAGGGGCAGACCCGGCGGAGGGGGCAATGGTAATGGCAAGGGTAACGGCGGTGGCGGAGGTAGCGGAGGGAGCGGAGGGAGCTGAGCGAACGCCGCATGACCGCACGCGAATATCATCGCGGCGGCGGCAAGCAGGAACGCCGGCGCCCTAGCCGTCCATCTCGATCCCCGGGATTTCTTCGCTTTGGTAGTGCATCTCCTCATGGTCCTCATGTTTCAACTCCTCCATTTCCTGCAGGCCCCCAAACATCTTCTGCATCCCCCCGTGTGTGTTGATCGGGCATCTCGGGCATCTCCTCCTCGTGGACCTTGGGAGATGTCCCCGTGCACGATGAGAATTGTACGAGTGACGGATCATCGTTGATATTCGGTGGATCACTGATTTGGGGTCGGGTAGATTACGAAAGAGGCTCTCCGACAACCTTACGAGGGAGTGGCCACCGAGCCTCACTTTGTGAGGGCGCGCGTCCTACAAGTACTCGGCGGCGCGCCGTATCGAAAGTTCCAGACAGAGGAGGAAATCGTGGCCGCACCGAACATCGTCTCGAGGTGGCCGAACCATGCCCCGCAGCTCCTGAGCGTGCTCCGAATCGTGGCCGCGTTCATGTTCATCTTGGCGGGCTCCACAAAGCTCTTCGCGTTCCCGATCGGGATGCCTCCGGACGGCAGCACAGCGAAGTTCATGACCCAGATCTGGATCGGCGGTGTCCTCGAGGTGTTCGGCGGTGGCCTGATTCTCCTCGGCCTCTTCACTCGCCCCGTCGCCTTCATCCTCTCGGGCGAAATGGCGGTGGCCTACTTCCAGTTCCACTTCCCGAATGGCTTCTGGCCCGTAGTCAACGGTGGGGTGGATGCCGCGCTCTACTGCTTCGTCTGGCTCTACTTCTCGGCCGCGGGCGCCGGGCCGTGGAGCCTCGACGCGAAACGAGGGAAGCAGCAATAAGTTATGGGCGGCCCAAAAATTCCTCAGCTATCTGTCGATCTCGCGCCCCCTCGCTCGTCGTGTATGTAGAGCGAAGGCTCGGCCGGTCGAGATCGATCGGAAACGCGACTTCGAACCCATAACCACAAGGAGAGACGACGATGCGATTCATGGTGGTGGTGAAAGCCGACCGGGACTCGGAAGCAGGGAAGCTCCCGGACGAGAAGATCCTGACCGAGATGGGGAAGTTCAACGAGGAGCTCGCTAAGGCCGGCGTGATGCTCGCGGCCGAGGGACTCCAGGCGAGCTCGAAGGGCGCGCGCGTCAGGTTCGACGGCAAGAAGCGGACCGTGACCGACGGGCCGTTCACGGAGACCAAGGAGCTGATCGCGGGCTTCTGGATCTGGCAGGTGAAGTCGAAGGAAGAGGCGATCGAGTGGCTGAAGCGCGCTCCGTTCGATCAGACCGAAGTGGAGATCCGCCAGATTTTCGAGCTGGAGGACTTCGGCCCTGCCCTGACTCCCGAAGCCAGGAAGTCCGAGATGAACCTGCGCGAGCAGATGGCCGCGAAGAAGCGGTAGCCCGGATGCTCACCACCCGAAATCAGACGGAGCGATAACGATGCGATTCATGATGCTGATGATCCCGAAAGGGTACGAGAAGGCGGCGCCCGGCACCGCGCCGGCGGCCGAGAGCGTCGCTGCGATGATGAAATACAACGAGTCCCTGCAGAGAGCGGGCGTGCTGCTGGCGCTTGACGGCCTCCACCCGCCCTCGATGGGCGTGCGCGTCTCCTTCCCGGGAGGGAAGGCGAAGGTGACCGATGGGCCGTTCACCGAGGCGAAGGAAGTGCTCGGCGGTTACTGGATGATCCAGGTCAAGTCGAAGGAAGAAGCGATTGAATGGGCAAAGCGCTGCCCCGGTTCCGAGAACGAGACGATCGAGGTTCGCCAGGTGCAGGAGATGTCGGATTTTCCCGCCGACGTCCAGAAGGCGGCGGCCGGGTTTGCCGAGATGCAGGCGCAGTCCGGACAGCGCCGGGGATAGTCGGGGCCCCTTCCGCAGCGTCGGCCTTGCGCCGCGGGAGTGAAGATGGTGTGATCGGTAGCCGTGACGGCTACCGACACCCATCGCGCGGTCGACGCGATCTTTCGGATCGAGTCGGCCAAGCTCATCGCCGGCCTCGCGCGGATGGTTCGCGACGTCGGTCTCGCCGAGGACTTGGCGCAGGACGCCCTCGTCGCCGCGCTCGAGACTTGGCCCAAGTCGGGCGTTCCGGACAACCCGGGCGCCTGGCTCATGGCGACCGCGAAGCACCGCGGGATCGACCGCCTGCGCCGGAACAAGCTGCTCGAGCGAAAGCACGAGGAGCTCGGGCGCGACCTCGAGGCCCGCCAAAACGCCGGTCCGGATCTCGACGCCGCGATCGACGACGATGTCGGCGACGATCTCCTTCGCCTCGTTTTCACCGCCTGCCATCCCATCCTCGCTTCCGAGGCGCGCGTGGCGCTGACGCTCCGCCTGCTTGGGGGCCTGACGACCGAGGAGATCGCGAGAGCGTTCCTCGTCCCCGAGGCCACCGTCGCCCAACGCATCGTGCGGGCCAAGCGAACCCTGGCCGAGGCGCGCGTCCCCTTCGAGGTTCCCCGCGGGGCCGAGCTGGCCGTCCGACTCACGTCGGTCCTCGAGGTCATTTACCTCATCTACAACGAGGGGTATTCGGCAACCGCCGGGGACGATTGGATGCGTCCCGCGCTCTGCGAGGACGCGCTCCGCCTCGGCCGCATCCTGGCCGAGCTCGCCCCGAGCGAGCCGGAGGTCCACGGTCTGGTCGCGCTGATGGAGATCCAGTCGTCGCGCTCCGCCGCCCGGGTGGACGCGTCGGGAGCGCCAGTGCTGCTCCTCGATCAAGACCGCGGACGCTGGGACCAGCTGCTCATCGGCCGCGGCCTCGCGGCGCTCGAGCGCGCGGAGAAGCTGAGCGGCGTGCTTGGCCCGTACGGGCTCCAGGCGGCGATCGCCGCCTGCCACGCGCGGTCGCGCACGGGGGCGGAGACGGACTGGAAGCGCATCGCGGCCCTCTACGAGGTGCTGGCCCGCCTCGCCCCGTCCCCGGTCGTGGAGCTGAACCGCGCCGTCGCGGTCTCGATGGCGTTCGGCCCTGCGGCGGGCCTCGAGATCGTCGATGCGCTGACCTCGGAGCCGACCCTCAGGGCCTACCACCTCCTGCCGAGCGTCCGCGGCGACCTTCTTGCCAAGCTCCGCCGCCTCGACGAGGCGCGCTTGGAGTTCGAGCGCGCGGCGGCCTTGACGCGGAACGGTCGCGAGCGCGTGATGCTCCTCGACCGCGCCGCGGCCTGCGCGGGCGGGTCGGGGCTGCCGGACCCGAGGTGAGCGCAAGGGCAGAGGGAGAACCGGGTTGACTTCGGGGTACGGAGTCGATAGCGTTGCCGTCGCTCTCCTTCTCGCGAGGGCAACCATCGCATGAACGCCAAGCGCCCCGGCCTCTTCCCCTTAGCTCTGATCGCCTCCGCCGCGCTTCTCGCGCTGGTGGGGACCGCGCTTGCCCAGGCGGACGCGTCCAAACCCACGAAGCCCGCCGCGACCGCGCCGCCGCAGCTCCTCTCGATCGAGGAAGCCCAGGCGGGCGTTCGGAAATCGCCCAAGGATCCCTCCAGCTACATGGTCCTCGGCTCCGCCTATCGACGGGCCGGGAGGTCCAGGGAGGCGCTCGAGGCGTTTCAGAAAATGGCGGCCCTCGCGCCCAACGCTTCCGCGACGCACGTGAGCCTCGGCGCGGCGTACATGGACCTGAAGCGGAACGCGGAGGCGCTCAAGGAATTCAAGCTGGCGATCAAGCTCGACCCGAGCGACGGCGCCGCGCACTACAACCTCGGGAACTACTACATCCAGGCCGGCCGCCGGGACGACGCGACGGCGGCATACAAGCGCGCGACCGAGCTGAAGCCACCGATGCCCGATGCGTGGGTGAGCCTCGGCCTGATCCAAGCGGAGATCGGCAAGACCGACGAGGCCATCGCGTCCTACAAGAAGGCGCTGGCCATCGATTCGACCAACGTTCGCGCGCTCTGCAACCTGGGGAATTCACAGTACGGAATGGGGCGGATTCCCGAGGCTACCTCCCTCTATCGGAAGGCGCTGAAGATCGATCCCAGG
The DNA window shown above is from Candidatus Eisenbacteria bacterium and carries:
- a CDS encoding tetratricopeptide repeat protein; this encodes MPLTGPVRHFGRGWLAIAALALALIAAGGRASAEAPSASAATLERAEAMIQARAFEPAAAMLRRVLAVDPSNRRANEMLAFALESMGDLKGERRVRSALAAKFPDDSRIQADYGRVLERSGEEGEALRAYRRARELSAGSPPPGLDAAIERMNGRTALEVGAPLSVMSDPDAEASCVQAGAAVPFGSRRHLALLGTHYAADGRTNPAKAASDVLALTFVQRNAAGASLALGPRLHVVTPRGAARKDLGVGGAVAGRAPLGRTFEAEARGELETPWDEAAITVLRGGRTTAAEGHLYSHLFSRRLLLQAGGRGRELSVLDADPRSTRRPKAWQSLWIAGADFVLWRQPGAAVRGEMLDEALIAPTTLSSAMTVAYRHYDMSTRTTPEFASVIGLVPRGSVDEASAALTVASPGGNLGLELRTGLAHDSAREARAWRTGGSLVWAPTPWTRFALGYEGATEVASGLVGQRREGWLSFHVDR
- a CDS encoding T9SS type A sorting domain-containing protein, translating into MRTMRRCTTKAKKSRGSRWTARAPAFLLAAAAMIFACGHAAFAQLPPLPPLPPPPPLPLPLPLPPPPGLPLGPPELPTIPSLPQVWPSNGPGTSGSTELPVTTATLDAKLLVVSADGTEPVLGAIRQAAEYAGIPYTLYVATKTPGGFTPAMLSDGDAHAYFQGIVLTTGSLAYLNGTTWTSAFSASEWQTLWDYQAKYRVRTAIAYALPTADLGYGPATGMDATTSPISARLTPSGQSVFSYVNAANPIVITKAWTYLAQAAGTGTNVLLNDAQGDALALVRTYPDGREVLSMTFDGNFFLVHSLTLSHGLMNWVTGGLFLGERHVYMTPQVDDIFIDDDVYGGGIYRINAIDWAATAAWQTQKQLQSQTSDLLLHMAFNGEGTTGTYSPDLLTPAVDLTDSQFPWINHTFTHQNLDPDSASYDRVYWEITRNNQTAASMGFANYDLRALVTPDVSGLANPDAMSAAYDAGVRFLVTDTSKPGMDNPTPQAGIYNALEPGILMIPRRPVNLFYNVTTPSEWASEYNYLYRSYWGRDLSYSEVLDKESDVLLQYMLRGEIDPWMFHQSNLRAYDGVHTLLGDLLDRTLDKYGRIFVLPVRTKTMAALGEWTSARMRYNAAGVQASFVPSQGTMTITASESAVVPVTGLCSASSESYGGQCISHVSVGPGQTVTYNINGGASSSGPTPVGAVNPLMATVSPNPLNPEAKLIFRTTRPGFARVRVYDPVGRLVRTLIDQPNLPSGSHDVRVGDKRFSSGVYFYRIEAAEGVSAGRFVVLK
- a CDS encoding DoxX family protein; this encodes MAAPNIVSRWPNHAPQLLSVLRIVAAFMFILAGSTKLFAFPIGMPPDGSTAKFMTQIWIGGVLEVFGGGLILLGLFTRPVAFILSGEMAVAYFQFHFPNGFWPVVNGGVDAALYCFVWLYFSAAGAGPWSLDAKRGKQQ
- a CDS encoding YciI family protein, producing MRFMVVVKADRDSEAGKLPDEKILTEMGKFNEELAKAGVMLAAEGLQASSKGARVRFDGKKRTVTDGPFTETKELIAGFWIWQVKSKEEAIEWLKRAPFDQTEVEIRQIFELEDFGPALTPEARKSEMNLREQMAAKKR
- a CDS encoding YciI family protein, with the protein product MRFMMLMIPKGYEKAAPGTAPAAESVAAMMKYNESLQRAGVLLALDGLHPPSMGVRVSFPGGKAKVTDGPFTEAKEVLGGYWMIQVKSKEEAIEWAKRCPGSENETIEVRQVQEMSDFPADVQKAAAGFAEMQAQSGQRRG
- a CDS encoding RNA polymerase sigma factor, with the translated sequence MTATDTHRAVDAIFRIESAKLIAGLARMVRDVGLAEDLAQDALVAALETWPKSGVPDNPGAWLMATAKHRGIDRLRRNKLLERKHEELGRDLEARQNAGPDLDAAIDDDVGDDLLRLVFTACHPILASEARVALTLRLLGGLTTEEIARAFLVPEATVAQRIVRAKRTLAEARVPFEVPRGAELAVRLTSVLEVIYLIYNEGYSATAGDDWMRPALCEDALRLGRILAELAPSEPEVHGLVALMEIQSSRSAARVDASGAPVLLLDQDRGRWDQLLIGRGLAALERAEKLSGVLGPYGLQAAIAACHARSRTGAETDWKRIAALYEVLARLAPSPVVELNRAVAVSMAFGPAAGLEIVDALTSEPTLRAYHLLPSVRGDLLAKLRRLDEARLEFERAAALTRNGRERVMLLDRAAACAGGSGLPDPR
- a CDS encoding tetratricopeptide repeat protein, whose translation is MNAKRPGLFPLALIASAALLALVGTALAQADASKPTKPAATAPPQLLSIEEAQAGVRKSPKDPSSYMVLGSAYRRAGRSREALEAFQKMAALAPNASATHVSLGAAYMDLKRNAEALKEFKLAIKLDPSDGAAHYNLGNYYIQAGRRDDATAAYKRATELKPPMPDAWVSLGLIQAEIGKTDEAIASYKKALAIDSTNVRALCNLGNSQYGMGRIPEATSLYRKALKIDPRNQEAIYNMGVAFADAQIYREAINYWQQVVSIDSTAVIAQSAKSSIQVLQDFLNQQKPGTPQNPNAPPAPAPGNH